In Tachypleus tridentatus isolate NWPU-2018 chromosome 7, ASM421037v1, whole genome shotgun sequence, a genomic segment contains:
- the LOC143256853 gene encoding alpha-1A adrenergic receptor-like has translation MDLFNYDKRLNLSNSSDVDLVTTRLPPEEKVQLLVYDVLVPAIGAIIVLSNLSVVISSGLLLKKGVSPKGTYLFLGNLALSDVLTGITVLVGHFYPNSIRTQTSCLIQLGSIVSASLASAWSVTLIGVDRFIFIVYGLYYNIWMTTRRVRLMIGCSWLICLLIGFSPAMGWSYPGDGSKCWYITVATGEHILFTVSIGIFLPLGIIAVLYAFILYKAIRHVDNRKSSTKYKNSENIQMLKTLSKSTPKSSLSGSHDLRRQMFITHEPNYMNTSQKKWKAIKVVLFTLGAFIVSWFPYFIAVIVYVVKPNRNLAVTIATVLAVLGFINSLLNPLIYAWWHRGLRKFIVEDCLCRKRKSYFLGTTTRKSSMSSASSSKVSSSNTKSSVV, from the exons ATGGATCTATTTAATTACGACAAACGACTAAACCTGTCCAATTCTTCCGACGTAGACTTGGTCACTACCAGACTTCCTCCTGAAGAGAAAGTTCAGTTATTAGTTTACGACGTTCTTGTTCCTGCTATAGGAGCTATCATTGTTTTAAGTAACTTATCTGTTGTTATTTCTTCGGGACTACTTTTGAAAAAGGGAGTAAGTCCTAAAGGTACATACCTGTTTCTGGGAAATTTAGCTCTGTCTGATGTCTTAACTGGAATCACTGTTCTGGTTGGACACTTCTATCCAAATTCAATCAGAACGCAAACTTCCTGTTTAATACAACTTG GGAGCATCGTAAGTGCATCATTGGCTTCTGCTTGGAGTGTCACTTTGATCGGAGTGGACCGTTTTATCTTCATAGTTTATGGTCTTTATTATAACATTTGGATGACAACGAGAAGAGTCAGGTTGATGATCGGTTGCTCGTGGCTTATATGCCTTTTAATTGGATTTTCTCCAGCTATGGGCTGGTCCTATCCTGGTGATGGATCAAAGTGTTGGTATATCACAGTAGCTACGGGAGAACATATCTTATTTACCGTTAGTATTGGTATATTTCTTCCGCTTGGGATCATTGCGGTGTTGTATGCTTTCATTTTGTATAAGGCCATCCGCCACGTGGACAATAGAAAAAGTAGCACGAAATATAAGAATTCAGAAAACATCCAGATGCTCAAAACTCTCTCTAAGTCGACCCCAAAATCTTCATTGTCTGGGAGTCATGACCTTAGGAGACAAATGTTCATCACACATGAACCGAACTATATGAACACTTCTCAGAAGAAGTGGAAAGCTATCAAAGTGGTGCTTTTTACCCTCGGTGCCTTTATTGTGTCGTGGTTTCCCTATTTTATTGCTGTGATCGTTTATGTTGTCAAACCGAATAGGAACCTAGCTGTGACTATAGCTACTGTTTTGGCAGTTCTGGGATTCATTAATTCCCTTTTAAATCCTCTCATCTACGCTTGGTGGCATCGTGGGCTAAGGAAGTTTATCGTCGAAGATTGTTTGTGTAGGAAGAGGAAAAGTTATTTTCTTGGAACTACAACAAGGAAATCTAGCATGTCCAGTGCTTCCAGCTCAAAAGTCAGCAGTAGTAATACAAAATcttctgttgtgtaa